A stretch of the Xiphias gladius isolate SHS-SW01 ecotype Sanya breed wild chromosome 21, ASM1685928v1, whole genome shotgun sequence genome encodes the following:
- the LOC120807293 gene encoding rho-related GTP-binding protein RhoA-B has product MAAIRKKLVIVGDGACGKTCLLIVFSKDQFPEVYVPTVFENYVADIEVDSKQVELALWDTAGQEDYDRLRPLSYPDTDVILMCFSIDSPDSLENIPEKWTPEVKHFCPNVPIILVGNKKDLRNDEHTRRELAKMKQEPVKPEDGRDMANRIGAFGYMECSAKTKDGVREVFEMATRAALQARRGKKSNKCVLL; this is encoded by the exons ATGGCAGCAATCAGGAAAAAGCTGGTCATAGTGGGAGATGGAGCATGTGGGAAGACCTGTCTGCTCATTGTGTTCAGTAAGGACCAGTTTCCAGAGGTCTATGTGCCCACAGTCTTCGAGAACTATGTTGCTGACATTGAAGTTGATAGTAAACAG GTCGAGTTAGCACTCTGGGATACAGCAGGTCAAGAGGACTATGACAGGCTGCGTCCACTCTCTTATCCAGACACTGATGTCATTCTCATGTGCTTCTCCATCGACAGTCCTGACAGTCTTG AGAACATCCCTGAGAAGTGGACCCCTGAGGTGAAACACTTCTGCCCTAATGTTCCCATTATACTGGTGGGAAATAAAAAGGACCTGCGCAACGATGAGCACACCCGGAGGGAGCTTGCCAAAATGAAGCag GAACCTGTGAAACCAGAGGATGGACGGGACATGGCTAACAGGATCGGTGCCTTTGGATACATGGAGTGCTCTGCAAAAACAAAGGATGGTGTGAGGGAAGTCTTCGAGATGGCCACCAGGGCTGCACTACAGGCCAGACGGGGAAAGAAGAGCAATAAATGTGTCCTACTGTAA